The sequence CGCCATCTATGACATATTTCGCGGCGTCACATGCGTTATCGGCGACGAACGGATAGCTCCTGCTCTCAACTCTGTCCATCTCATATGTGCAGATGACATGGCATGAGTTGTCCTCCAGATCAAAACTGGACACTTCTACTCCATCGGCCCGCACGGTTCCTATGTATCCGACTGCGTCAGTCACTACACCCGCGATGCGAGGGGTATTATACTCGTCTTTTTCAAACCCCATCTCAGTGAGCACGGTCTGCAGTGCCACATCGGGCACAATTCCTGCTTCGATCTTTTCGAAAATCGGGTCCGTGTGAGAACCGTTCGATACAACCACACCGTTTTTCGACACTCGAATGCAGTTGTATGCGATATATGGGTTCTTTTTCATATCCTCAGGGTCCAGAGGCTGGATCGCAGTTCCGATGCCTGTGATCCTCGCCACTCTGTTCGGAAATGACCTGGAAGATACCCTGTATGCCACAAACGGCGTATCTGTTTTGCCGACCGCCACTATTCGTCCAACGTACACTTTCATCCTCCTCGAGCTTATAGCAACAGTGCAAAGTGTAGCATCGGGGCCGATACTGTGTCAAATGGTGGCATCTTGGAGGAATCAGATCAGCTTTTTCGGCTTCCGGCCGGCACAAATATCAAGAAATGCCCGCGCGGATGCGCTCAGATAGCGGTCGACGCGATATATGGCCGATGTTTTACGTATCAGTTTTGGCAGGCAGCTTGTCTCAACAGCTATCAGCGCACCTGATGCAATCTCTTCCTCGACTGCACTCGTTGGCAGGAATGATACGCCAAGTCCGGACTCTACGAAACTCTTTATTGCTTCCAGGCTGTCCGATTCCATCTTTATCTTTGGAGTTATGCCGCCATCGGCAAAGACTCTGTCCAGGTAGTCTCTAAAGCCGCTGTTCTTTTGAAATAGTATAAGTGGAGCCTCGCATAGATCATGCGCCGTAATGGAGTCTCTTTTCTCTGTCCAGTTAGGGGATACTACAAGCTGAATACTCTCGTCATAAAGGCCTGTAATCCGCAAATCTGCATGCTCGACGGATGATGTTACAAATCCAAGATCAATCTCCCTGTTGAGAGCCATAGCCGCGACTTCCTTACTGCGACCAGTGCGCACAATCATCTCCACATTGGGGTAGTTCTTTCTGAATATGCCCAGCCACCTCGGCAGGCGAAAGATGCTTGTAGTAACTCCCGCGCCGATTATCAGCGTTCCTGCTTTGCATGAGCCTAGATCGGCTATGACTTGCTTGCACTCATCAAGGATCGACAGAGACTTTCTTGCATAATCCGCCAGAGCATGTCCTGCTTCTGTGAGCTGGACACCACGGCCTGTGCGGTCTAACAGAGATGCTCCAAGCTCCTTTTCGAGCGACTGTATGTGCTGCGTGACGGCGGGCTGGGTGAGAAAAAGCCCCTCAGCGGCGCGAGTGATGCTGCCTTCTTGAGCCACTTTCAGAAAACTGCGTAGTTGAAAAAGTTCCATTGTATTAGCCTGCCTTATGAGAATCATAACAACAATCAATTTGAATTATACCATAATCGGAGGTAGAATACCTTCGTTTGAACCAACCGGGTGTACAAAATCAATTGGGTGCACAAATTAATAGCTGTAGGGGCGAAGCAATTGCCCATCAAATTTGGTTGAGTCATCATATTATGCCGCAAATGCTTCGCCCAAACTAGACGTAGTACTGCTAATTACTCGCCCGAATACGAATGGTACACACCCGAACTAAGGAGCAGCAATATGCCGGTCACAGTAGTAGCTGGAGTTCAATGGGGAGACGAGGGCAAGGGTCGAATAGTCGACTTGATGGCTTCGCAGGCGGATATCGTAATTCGCTGTCAGGGCGGTCCGAATGCCGGGCATACCATCGTCAACGAGTTCGGCAAGTTCGCACTGCATGGAGTCCCCTCGGGAATATTTAACCCAAAGGCTATTTGTATAGTAGGCGCAGGCACTGTAATAAATCCATCGGGTATGGTCGAGGAGCTTAAAACAGTCGCCAAGGCTGGCGCTGATATTAATCGGGTCCTTATATCCGATCGTGCGCATCTGATAATGCCGTATCACAAGCTGATGGACGGCCTTGACGAGCAGCACCGCAAGGGTGGTTCGAAGATAGGCACGACAGGGCAGGGGATCGCGCAGGCATATTCCGATAAGGCCTCTCGCCGTGGGCTGCGCGCCGGTGACCTGCTGGATATGAATGTCTTTAGAGCAAAGCTGGCGGACACGCTCGCATGGCAAAACAGACTTCTGGCAACGTATGATCATCCGTCGATTACT is a genomic window of Armatimonadota bacterium containing:
- a CDS encoding LysR family transcriptional regulator, with the protein product MELFQLRSFLKVAQEGSITRAAEGLFLTQPAVTQHIQSLEKELGASLLDRTGRGVQLTEAGHALADYARKSLSILDECKQVIADLGSCKAGTLIIGAGVTTSIFRLPRWLGIFRKNYPNVEMIVRTGRSKEVAAMALNREIDLGFVTSSVEHADLRITGLYDESIQLVVSPNWTEKRDSITAHDLCEAPLILFQKNSGFRDYLDRVFADGGITPKIKMESDSLEAIKSFVESGLGVSFLPTSAVEEEIASGALIAVETSCLPKLIRKTSAIYRVDRYLSASARAFLDICAGRKPKKLI
- a CDS encoding IMP cyclohydrolase; translated protein: MYVGRIVAVGKTDTPFVAYRVSSRSFPNRVARITGIGTAIQPLDPEDMKKNPYIAYNCIRVSKNGVVVSNGSHTDPIFEKIEAGIVPDVALQTVLTEMGFEKDEYNTPRIAGVVTDAVGYIGTVRADGVEVSSFDLEDNSCHVICTYEMDRVESRSYPFVADNACDAAKYVIDGGVFKDLEKPICAAAWMGELAICNPHE